The genomic segment TGGCGGCGTCAAGTGCTTATTTTAAGAAGTTTTTCGAGTGATGCTTTCTTAATCAGAAGTCAAAACCGAAGCCCTTAAAGCGCTTGTCACCTGAGTCTCATCTTCGAGAAGATTTAACTCTCTAACACCGCTGCAAGTCCCGTGTTTCCTAACCTTGCGGTAAGTTACTTGGCCTGCTGTGCCGTGTCAGTGGATGCGCATTATAGGGGAATACTGATGGAGCACAAGGGTCTTTCTTCATAAAAGTGAAACAATCATGCCAACCGCATAGTTACCAAACAATACGTACGAAAAAGGGGCTAAAAGCCCCTTTTTATCGTCAATTTGAACTTACTCAGTATCTATTACTGTGCTTGTTCCAAAAAGCCTTTTATTAACGTAACCGCTTTGTCATCGTCCCAATCTACAAAGGTACGAACAAAAGCGATCAACTCACCGTCTCTATTAAGGATAAAAGTCGCAGGAATCGTATCTAAAGGAAATACGTTACCTAAACTCTGCTCTTTATCATAAAAGGTAGTGAACTCTTCCATCCCTAATGACTTCAAAAAAGGCTCAACCTGCTTGTTACCATCAAGATCGATAGAAACAGGTAGCACTTCAAATTCGTCAGATCCGATCTTAGCAGAGAAGCGGCTAATCGCCGGAAGCTCCCTTACACACGGAGGACACCAAGTCGCCCACATGTTAACCATGACAACCTTTCCTTTATATTGACTGAAATCTACCGCGTTACCTTGACTATCTTTAAAAGGAACGGCTTCAATAGGGAATGGTTTAGGCAATACACTGATTTGATCAACACTTGATTGGATCTTCACTTCGCCTTTTTTTTGCATTCCAGGGTAAGCTTGCGCTTGCCCTGTAAACATTAAGGCAACCGCAAATAATCCAGATACTATGTTTTTCATTTAGTATCTCGCTTCAAAAGACGATCTAACTCTTTCTGATCTTCCGAAGTCAGTTCTTCAGTATTGCTTTCAGCAATACGTTGTTTACGAATAAACAGAAAGCCAATCATACCGCCGAATAATAATAAACCTATAGGGCCTAACCACAGAACATAGGTTTTAGCTTCCATTCTTGGCTTGTATAGTACGAACTCACCGTAACGACTTGTCATAAACTCAATGATATCATCGTCATTTTTACCTTCGTCGACCATTTCGTATACTTCTAAACGAAGATCTTGAGCAACCGGTGAATTCGAATCGACCAGATTCTGATTCTGACACTGTGGACAGCGTAGTGAATGCGCTAAAGAAAGCGCACGCTTTTGGTTTTCAGGAGACTTAAACTGATAAGTATCTACTGGCGTGGCATTAGCCACTGATGCCATGCTCAGCAATAGAACAAAAGCTGATAGACCCTTAATTAATGTCTTTATCATGATGCACCATCCTTTGCAGCTTCAGCTTGTAACTCTTGAACCATAGGATATAAGGTTTCTTTCCAAATACGTGCGTCAATAGGACCGGCGTATCTATAACGAATAATCCCTTTATGGTCGACAAGGAAACTCTCTGGAGCACCATAGACACCTAGGTCTAACCCAAGACGGCCTTTATGGTCATATATATTGATCGTGTATGGATTACCTTCACGGCTTAACTCGCGAATGGCTAATGCTCGCTCATCACGATAGTTAATACCATAAATGGGTAAAATATCTTTACGCGCTAATGTCATTAAAAAAGGATGTTCATACTTACATGAAGGACACCAAGTCGCCCACACATTGAGTATTGAAACTTTTCCTTTCAGAGTCTCATTAGTCAGAGTTTCCCCTGTCTTTTCCAAAATCTCTAATTGGAAAGCCGGTATCGGCTTTCCTTCTAGAGCAGAATCGAGGTTTTGAGGATTAAGGAAGAGTCCCTTATAAAGAAACACTCCCAAACCTAAAAACACAACTAGTGGAATAAATAAAACTAGCTTTTTCATACTTACCCTATTCCTATTACGCCGTTGCTAACTTATCATTTTTTTCTACGGTACTCTTATCTGTGCTGCTTGCTTTAACTCTGTAACGCTTGTCAGATGCAGCAAAGAAACCACCGATCATCATGAAGATAGCTCCGAACCATAACCAGCGAACAAACGGCTTATAGTTCAGACGAACCGCAAACTCTGTACGGCTAATAGGGTCGCCCATTGTGACGTAGAGATCTCGGAATAAGCCCCAATCGATACCCGCTTCGGTCATGTCCATTGTACGAACATTGTATTGACGACGGTCTGGTTTTAGTAATGTAACGTAATCATCACCTTGATAAACCTCGATCTGACCTTGCTGCGCAGTATAGTTAGGACCAACTACATTTTTAGTCTCTAGATACTTGAAGGTGTATCCAGCAAGCTCTTGAGAAACACCAGGTCCCATACGTACACTCTTCTCTATAGAGTAGTTAGAGACCATCGTTGCCCCAAGTACAGACACTGCAATACCTAGATGCGCAAAAATCATACCGAGCTGACTGCGAGCTAAACGTGTCATATCGACAGGACCTTCTTTGGTCTTAACGATATTATAAGCTGCTCGGAATGTCATTAACGTCACCCAAGTTGCGGCTCCAGTACCCAAGACAACCCAGATATTGAACTGACCATCGGCGATGAATGGTGCTGCTAAACCTACAACGGCGGCGATCATGGCAGGGATCATAAGTTGGCGTTTTAACTCACCATCTTTTGATTTCTTCCAGCGAATTATTGGACCAATACCCATGAAACCAAATAGTACGAGGACAATTGGAACAAATACTGCGTTGAAGTATGGAGGGCCTACTGAGATCTTACCCATACCTAAAGCATCAATAAGGAGTGGATAGAGCGTACCAAGTAAAACAGTACCACACGCTACAGTGAGCAATAAGTTACACACCAACAGCATGGTTTCTTTAGACTTAAGCTGGAAACGTGCGGGGCTTTTCATCTCGCTTGCTCGGAAGGCAAACAACGTGAGCGAGCCACCGACAGCCAAACCAAGTAGTAATAGAATGAACATTCCTCGACTTGGGTCTGCTGCAAATGAGTGCACTGATGTGAGTACACCGGAACGTACAATAAAGGTACCCAGTAAACTCAGCGAAAATGCAAAAATTGATAATAGAACAGTCCAGTTACGGAACGCGCCACGCTTTTCAGTCACAATAAGCGAATGAACAAGTGCAGTACCAATTAACCAAGGCATAAATGATGCGTTCTCGACTGGATCCCAGAACCACCAACCACCCCAACCAAGCTCATAGTATGCCCACCAAGAACCGAGTGCGATACCACCAGTAAGGAATACCCAAGCCGCTAATGTCCAAGGACGGCTCCAACGAGCCCAAGCAGAATCTAAACGTCCACTCATTAGTGCCGCAATAGCAAATGCAAAGCTTACAGAGAAGCCTACATAGCCTAAATACAGCATTGGAGGATGGAAAATTAAGCCAACATCTTGCAACATTGGGTTAAGATCTCGACCTTCCATCGGAATCGGAAACAGCCGCTCAAACGGACTAGATGTCAGCAACATGAATAGCGTGAAGCCAATCAGTATCATGGCTAAAATGGCTAGCACTCGTGCAGTAAAGACTTCTTCTAAGCCTTTACTAAACAATGCGACTGCTGCAGCCCAAGCTGATAATGAGAAAACCCAAAATAGCAATGAACCTTCGTGGCCACCCCAGACTGCGGCAATCTTAAAGAATATTGGCAATTCGGAGTTTGAATGATGCGCTACATAAGCGACAGAAAAATCGTCGACGGCAAAACTATAACCGAGCGCGATAACGGAGGTGAGAATAAAGAAGAACATTCCGTATGTTAATGGCCAAGCATAGCGCACCAAATATTGGTCTTTGCGAGCTACACCTACTAAAGGGACGATGGCTAGAAGCATGGCAAATGCCAGGCCTATAATCAGCGAAAAGTGTCCTAATTCTGGGATCATGGGTTTTCCTCAGTCCTAAATCATGTATTGATAAGCATACGCTAATATCATTACATACGTGTCCGTAGTTAACACTACTAAAAAGGGTACAAATTTAGCTCAGTTTAGTGTTTGCTGTTGTTCCTGTCTGCCTATTTCGTACAAATATGGGTGACTTGTCGCATTCTTCCCTTATTATTAGTACGAGCAACACATTAACAGTGATCAAAAAATACCACCATAAACTGAGCAGATTTGGTGGCATTTTTAAGTCAGACTCAAGAAGTTCCCGTAAGTTTCCAGTTCTTTTGCAAATAAAATCAATCTGTGAACAAGTGCGCAACTATGACCATTTCAGGTTATATTACTGTTCAATGAATAATCTTTACGTATAATCTGACCCCTCGTTCAGCGGTAAATCCGCTTTTTCGCAAACTAAAGTGAAATAGACATAATGACCACATTCTGGATTTTGATAGCCTTATTTGTGTTGGTTAGCCTAGCGCTGATTTGGTTCCCACATTTTCGTCAGCAAAAAATGCTGCAGACGGAAGAAGCCGGTGTTCGTAGAAGCACCAACTTAGAATTATTTACTGAGCGTCTTTCTGTATTAGAGAAAGAACTCAGTGAAGAGTTACTTGAACAAGCTGAATTTGATGCGCTTAAAAAAGAGCTTGAAATGGGCCTGCTTCAAGATATGAAGCAGGGTGATGATGAATCTCTTGTCAACAAACTGAAGCCTAAAAGCATCGTATGGCCTACTGTGATGTCAGCAGTAATCCTTGGTATCTGTGGCTATATGTATTCCACACTGGGTGCATATCAAAACTTAGACAAACCAGTAGCGTCCAATGGACCACATGCAGGCATGGATACAGCTCAAATCATGTCGCAGCGAGTCCAAGAAATGGAAGCGCAGGCTCAAGCTCAACCTGATAACAGTCAGTTATGGTTTAGCCTCGGTCACACATACATCTCTGCTAATCGTTATGATGATGCCATCAAAGCCTTCGATAAAACGATGGAGCTGGTTGGCGTACATGCTGAGCTACTCGGCCCTAAAGCAACCGCTTTGTATTACCGTTCAAACCAACAGATGACACCCGCAGTTCAAGCCTTGATTGACCAGTCGCTTGCACTTGATGATTCAGACCCTTCAACATTATTACTTGTCGGCATGGATTCTTTCTTCTCTGCGGAATATCAAACTGCTATAGATGCATGGCAATTGATTTTGGATAGCGAAAGTAAGGATGTTGACCGCAGTGCCATCATCAATGCTATCGACAGCGCGAAAATGAGAATGGAAACTGAAGGCGAAATGCCAAGTGATGACGCTCATAAGAATGTGAAACCTAAAGCGACCGCTAAGACGGTAACGATAGAGGTCTCTATTTCTCCAGAACTTCAAGCTCAAGTTGCTAGCACCGATATGTTATTCATCTTTGCTCGCTCAACAGAAGGGCCAAAAGTCCCTTTAGCGGCAACGAAAGTATCTGCAGAATCATTGCCAGTAACAATTACACTTGATGACAGCACTAATATGGGCGGTAACGTTAAGTTAAGCGATGCTAAAGCAGTTGAAGTCATCGCAGTGTTATCTAAACATGGCAGTGTTAAGCCACAAGCAGGTGACATTCAAGGGAAGCTTTCAATGCTAAAGCTTGGTGATACAGGGCAACTTATTCTTGATACCCAAGTTCAATAATCTCCATTTACAGACATAAAAAAACCGGCATAAGCCGGTTTTTTTATATCTACAAAAAGCTTACTTTGACATAAACTCAATTGCTTTTTTGTAGTCTTCGTCTGAACAATCAGTACACATTCCACCTGGTGGCATTGCGTTTAGACCTGATTTAACGCTTGATACTAGTGCGTCAGTGCCCTTAGCCAAACGAGGCTCCCATGCAGCAACATCATGTGCTTTTGGAGCACCAGCAACACCCATGCTGTGACAAACTTGACATGCTTTGTCGTAGATAGCTTTACCGTCTTGGGCAAATGCACTTGTAGACAAAGTCAACGCAGCAACTGCAGTCAGTGCTAATAATTTTTTCATTTTATAGGTTCCTAATGCAAATTCTCACAAAGCTCATGCTGCCCTTATCGAATGCGGCAGACTGATTATAGCTGGGCTAGGTTACTACAAACTTCGCTAAATGGCATCTATTTGTGATTTAAATCGCATTTAAGGCTGCTGCACAAGACACCACTCTCAGAAATGTCAATATATTAGTATTAGCAAATGTATAAAAAGTTCCTAAAAACTTTCTAATATTGGAACTACATCAAATTGCTGACACTTAACCTCACGCTGCACTAAACGCTTGAAAGTCTATGTGTTAGGATTACTTGTGTTTTTATACAGCATGATATAGAGGGCTCAGTGGTAGAACAATTAAAAGCAACAACACTGGTATCAGCTAGTAACTTAACCTGCATTAGAGAAGAGCGTATTCTTTTTGAGGAACTGTCCTTCGAAATAACTGAAGGTGAGATTGTTCAAATTGAGGGGCCTAATGGTGCCGGTAAAACAAGCCTTTTGCGGATCATCGCAGGTTTATCTCGCCCATATGCGGGCAATATCAATTTTAAAGGTGAAGACATCATTCGATGTCGAGATGAGTACAATGATGAATTATTGTATCTTGGCCACCTAGCAGGCGTTAAAAGTGAACTAACCGCAGAAGAGAATCTTAATTTTAATTTAAGACTCTGTGGGTATGATGGCTTCGACACTCGCGAAATCCTTTCAAAAGTAAACTTATCCGGTTTTGAAGAAGCACTAGCTGGCCACCTTTCGGCAGGTCAACATAGACGAACTGCGTTAGCCAGACTTTGGCATACGAACTGTAAGATTTGGCTTCTTGATGAACCCTTTACTGCAATCGATAAAAAAGGCGTAGAAGAACTGGAACATTTGTTTCTTGCTCATGCTAAGCGTGGCGGCTGTGTCATCCTAACAACCCACCAAGATATGGGTGTAATTAGCGATGATGTCTTACGTAAAATCCGTCTCGATTATCGCTTTGTTTAGGGGTTAACTATGAAAAAAGGCATCAGCTATACACAGGCTTTCGGTACGGTATTGAAGCGTGATCTACAGATTGCGATCCGTCACCGCGGCGATATATTCAATCCACTCCTGTTTTTCGTTCTTGTGGTCACCCTATTCCCGCTAGCAATCGGACCAGAACCACAAGTATTAACTCGAGTCGCACCTGGTATTATTTGGGTTGCTGCACTTCTAGCATCAATGCTGTCTTTAGAACGTTTATTTAAAGCAGATTATGTTGACGGAAGTCTCGAGCAGATGCTGTTAAGCCCACAACCATTACCATTAATGGTTTTGGCTAAAGTGCTAGCACATTGGATATTAACAGGTGTGCCTTTAATTTTAGTGGCCCCATTATTAGCAGTACTATTGCATCTTGATAGCAATAGCTATGGCGCTCTAATCGCAACTTTAGCTCTCGGAACACCGGTATTGAGTCTATTAGGTGCCATAGGTGTGGCATTAACTGTTGGGCTCCATAAGGGTGGCGTGCTGCTAAGTTTGCTAATTTTACCTTTATATATTCCCGTACTAATTTTTGCGACCAGCGCGATAGATGCTGCAGGTCTGAATTTACCTTATGATGGTCAACTCGCTATAATCGGCGCTATGTTGATCGGTTCTTTAACGTTAGCACCATTTGCTATTGGTGCTTCCTTACGAGTGAGTACTAACTAAAATGTGGAAATGGTTACATTCCTACGCGGATCCTGAACGCGCTTACAAGCTTTCAAGCAGCCTATTACCTTGGTTTGCAACACTAGCAATCGCTTTTATCGGTATAGGTACTATCTGGGGCTTAGGTTTTGCCCCTACTGACTACCAGCAAGGTGATAGTTACCGAATTATCTTTATCCATGTACCGGCTGCGTCGATGTCGATGGCTGCTTATATGGCCATGGCAACATGTTCGTTCATCGGTCTTGTTTGGCAGATTAAATCTGCTGACTGGGCTGCTGCCTCTATTGCCCCTATTGGTGCGGTAATCACCTTTATCGCGCTAATTACAGGTTCGACCTGGGGTAAACCAATGTGGGGTGCTTGGTGGGTATGGGATGCCCGCCTAACATCGGAGTTAGTACTACTCTTCCTTTATTTGGGTATAATATCTCTTTATGCCTCATTTGAAGATAAAGTACTTGCCGCTAGAGCATCTGGTATTTTGGCGCTTGTTGGTGTCATCAACATCCCAATTATCAAGTACTCTGTAGACTGGTGGAGCTCATTGCATCAACCATCTACAATCCGTATTACGGAGAAATCAACCATGTCTACCGATATGCTGTACCCGCTGCTTATCAACATCGTTGGTTTCGGACTTATGATCGCAGCGATTACTATCGTGAGATTTAGATCAGAAATTTTAGCACGAAATGGCATGCGTCCATGGGTGCGTGAACTTGCTAAAGCAGAAGGGGTCAAATAATGCAATTCGACTCAATTAGTGAATTTTTAAACATGGGCGGCTATGCTTTTTATGTATGGCTAGCTTACGGAGTCACTTTCTTCTCTCTTGGAACGCTAGTCGTTTCAAGTGTTAGACAGAAACGTAAAGTGTTAGTTGATATCGCAAAGAAGATTCAACGAGAAGAACGCCTTAAAGAAACTCGGAGTACTAAATAGTGAACCCAAGACGAAAGAAACGCTTAACCCTTGCTGTTGCCTTAATCGGTGGTGTTGCAGCAATTGCATCGTTACTTCTGTATGCATTGAACTCGAATTTAAACTTGTTCTTTACTCCTACTGAGATTGTTCAGGGTAAAAAAGATACCGGTGTAATGCCAGAGATTGGTCAACGCATTCGTATTGGCGGCATGGTAACCATAGGCTCTATGGTACGCGATCCCGACAGCCTTCATGTTCAATTTGCAGTACATGATTCTTTAGGTGGTGAAGTCATTGTAACTTATGATGACCTATTGCCTGACTTGTTCCGCGAAGGTCAAGGTATCGTCGCTCAAGGAGTTCTATCTGCACCTGGCACTCTTCAGGCGACTGAAGTTCTTGCTAAGCATGACGAGAACTATATGCCTCCAGAAGTAGCTGAAGCAATGGGACAGACCCATGAAAAGCTTGAATATGACGAAAATCAGGCTAAAGCCGCTGGTTATTAATAACAAAAGCTGCTGTTAACTTATAAAGCCTTCATTAATTGAAGGCTTTTTTGTATCGAAAACACTTTCATAAATGTAGGGTACCTTCGCTGTAACTCCCAATATCATGGAGATGGCCTCACCCTTTAGAAGTAAAAAGAAACATCACTTACTGTTCTTGACCTTCTTAGTTACAACCATTCGCCATCCCTTATTGCCTCACGTATATTTATACCTATAACTCAGCAGAAGTAATGTTGGCCAAGGACTTGGAGTCATCTGGGATATCCGCTGTGGCGTTATAAGTGTAAACCACTATTACACCGATACGCCCGGCTATATTTGCTCAGTCGCCGTGCCGACCTATGCATTACTCTATCTGCTATCGTCACAATAGCCACCTAAACAACTTGCGGCAATAGTGATGCCTTTAGCCGTAGTGAGGCATCACTTTACTGTCGTGTCACACAATAAAATCCCCCTGGCTGTCATTTACCCGTTAACGCCAAATTAGGTATTTTGATATGGCCACTACTAGTTAATATACCCAGTAGTGGCTCAAACTATCCCTAATTAAGTCACACTAGCCTTGGGATAGACTTCACGCCTGCCGAGTATCCACCCACCTGACGCGCTATTTTCACGTCACTTTAATGATCAATTTCGATTTGAACATCAAGTTTATTTTTGTGGGCTTTAACTACCAATATTAATGGCGATTTCGATTAAGCCCAAACACGCCACACACTTCAGAGACCGTGTCGCACGCCTTAAATTTATTACGATTACAGATGATTGAGATCGTCTGGTATCAGTAGGGCGATAGTTTTCTAGGATATCTCTTCTACAGGATTTTCCTTTACGTACTAACTCTCAAGCTTTTAGGCTCAGTAGGAGTTGTTGTAGACCTTGCGATTCCAGACTTTCACCACCACGATACTAGCTGCTTCCCAGCGGTATAGTCTTGCTAGACAGTCAATAATGCCGCTCCCTGCATAAAACTCAGGATAGAAATTACACTAGATAGCTTCAGACATTAGGTCACCTCTAAGATTATGAAATCGCAATATAAACCTCTAGCTAGCGACATTAACCTTCCCACTACAATGCCAGCACATTTTGCCTCTTCGATAGAGGAGCGACA from the Shewanella sp. Choline-02u-19 genome contains:
- a CDS encoding heme lyase CcmF/NrfE family subunit: MIPELGHFSLIIGLAFAMLLAIVPLVGVARKDQYLVRYAWPLTYGMFFFILTSVIALGYSFAVDDFSVAYVAHHSNSELPIFFKIAAVWGGHEGSLLFWVFSLSAWAAAVALFSKGLEEVFTARVLAILAMILIGFTLFMLLTSSPFERLFPIPMEGRDLNPMLQDVGLIFHPPMLYLGYVGFSVSFAFAIAALMSGRLDSAWARWSRPWTLAAWVFLTGGIALGSWWAYYELGWGGWWFWDPVENASFMPWLIGTALVHSLIVTEKRGAFRNWTVLLSIFAFSLSLLGTFIVRSGVLTSVHSFAADPSRGMFILLLLGLAVGGSLTLFAFRASEMKSPARFQLKSKETMLLVCNLLLTVACGTVLLGTLYPLLIDALGMGKISVGPPYFNAVFVPIVLVLFGFMGIGPIIRWKKSKDGELKRQLMIPAMIAAVVGLAAPFIADGQFNIWVVLGTGAATWVTLMTFRAAYNIVKTKEGPVDMTRLARSQLGMIFAHLGIAVSVLGATMVSNYSIEKSVRMGPGVSQELAGYTFKYLETKNVVGPNYTAQQGQIEVYQGDDYVTLLKPDRRQYNVRTMDMTEAGIDWGLFRDLYVTMGDPISRTEFAVRLNYKPFVRWLWFGAIFMMIGGFFAASDKRYRVKASSTDKSTVEKNDKLATA
- the ccmA gene encoding cytochrome c biogenesis heme-transporting ATPase CcmA translates to MVEQLKATTLVSASNLTCIREERILFEELSFEITEGEIVQIEGPNGAGKTSLLRIIAGLSRPYAGNINFKGEDIIRCRDEYNDELLYLGHLAGVKSELTAEENLNFNLRLCGYDGFDTREILSKVNLSGFEEALAGHLSAGQHRRTALARLWHTNCKIWLLDEPFTAIDKKGVEELEHLFLAHAKRGGCVILTTHQDMGVISDDVLRKIRLDYRFV
- a CDS encoding heme ABC transporter permease, with the protein product MWKWLHSYADPERAYKLSSSLLPWFATLAIAFIGIGTIWGLGFAPTDYQQGDSYRIIFIHVPAASMSMAAYMAMATCSFIGLVWQIKSADWAAASIAPIGAVITFIALITGSTWGKPMWGAWWVWDARLTSELVLLFLYLGIISLYASFEDKVLAARASGILALVGVINIPIIKYSVDWWSSLHQPSTIRITEKSTMSTDMLYPLLINIVGFGLMIAAITIVRFRSEILARNGMRPWVRELAKAEGVK
- the nrfF gene encoding heme lyase NrfEFG subunit NrfF translates to MKTLIKGLSAFVLLLSMASVANATPVDTYQFKSPENQKRALSLAHSLRCPQCQNQNLVDSNSPVAQDLRLEVYEMVDEGKNDDDIIEFMTSRYGEFVLYKPRMEAKTYVLWLGPIGLLLFGGMIGFLFIRKQRIAESNTEELTSEDQKELDRLLKRDTK
- a CDS encoding DsbE family thiol:disulfide interchange protein gives rise to the protein MKKLVLFIPLVVFLGLGVFLYKGLFLNPQNLDSALEGKPIPAFQLEILEKTGETLTNETLKGKVSILNVWATWCPSCKYEHPFLMTLARKDILPIYGINYRDERALAIRELSREGNPYTINIYDHKGRLGLDLGVYGAPESFLVDHKGIIRYRYAGPIDARIWKETLYPMVQELQAEAAKDGAS
- a CDS encoding c-type cytochrome, whose protein sequence is MKKLLALTAVAALTLSTSAFAQDGKAIYDKACQVCHSMGVAGAPKAHDVAAWEPRLAKGTDALVSSVKSGLNAMPPGGMCTDCSDEDYKKAIEFMSK
- the ccmE gene encoding cytochrome c maturation protein CcmE encodes the protein MNPRRKKRLTLAVALIGGVAAIASLLLYALNSNLNLFFTPTEIVQGKKDTGVMPEIGQRIRIGGMVTIGSMVRDPDSLHVQFAVHDSLGGEVIVTYDDLLPDLFREGQGIVAQGVLSAPGTLQATEVLAKHDENYMPPEVAEAMGQTHEKLEYDENQAKAAGY
- the ccmI gene encoding c-type cytochrome biogenesis protein CcmI, which produces MTTFWILIALFVLVSLALIWFPHFRQQKMLQTEEAGVRRSTNLELFTERLSVLEKELSEELLEQAEFDALKKELEMGLLQDMKQGDDESLVNKLKPKSIVWPTVMSAVILGICGYMYSTLGAYQNLDKPVASNGPHAGMDTAQIMSQRVQEMEAQAQAQPDNSQLWFSLGHTYISANRYDDAIKAFDKTMELVGVHAELLGPKATALYYRSNQQMTPAVQALIDQSLALDDSDPSTLLLVGMDSFFSAEYQTAIDAWQLILDSESKDVDRSAIINAIDSAKMRMETEGEMPSDDAHKNVKPKATAKTVTIEVSISPELQAQVASTDMLFIFARSTEGPKVPLAATKVSAESLPVTITLDDSTNMGGNVKLSDAKAVEVIAVLSKHGSVKPQAGDIQGKLSMLKLGDTGQLILDTQVQ
- the ccmD gene encoding heme exporter protein CcmD, whose product is MQFDSISEFLNMGGYAFYVWLAYGVTFFSLGTLVVSSVRQKRKVLVDIAKKIQREERLKETRSTK
- the ccmB gene encoding heme exporter protein CcmB: MKKGISYTQAFGTVLKRDLQIAIRHRGDIFNPLLFFVLVVTLFPLAIGPEPQVLTRVAPGIIWVAALLASMLSLERLFKADYVDGSLEQMLLSPQPLPLMVLAKVLAHWILTGVPLILVAPLLAVLLHLDSNSYGALIATLALGTPVLSLLGAIGVALTVGLHKGGVLLSLLILPLYIPVLIFATSAIDAAGLNLPYDGQLAIIGAMLIGSLTLAPFAIGASLRVSTN
- a CDS encoding TlpA disulfide reductase family protein encodes the protein MKNIVSGLFAVALMFTGQAQAYPGMQKKGEVKIQSSVDQISVLPKPFPIEAVPFKDSQGNAVDFSQYKGKVVMVNMWATWCPPCVRELPAISRFSAKIGSDEFEVLPVSIDLDGNKQVEPFLKSLGMEEFTTFYDKEQSLGNVFPLDTIPATFILNRDGELIAFVRTFVDWDDDKAVTLIKGFLEQAQ